From a region of the Desulfonatronum sp. SC1 genome:
- a CDS encoding RCKP-type rubredoxin-like domain-containing protein, with protein sequence MAEFICSKCGEKKEGRCKPQKCPKCNEKGTMAKQEQK encoded by the coding sequence ATGGCGGAATTCATTTGTTCCAAGTGCGGTGAAAAGAAGGAAGGCCGATGCAAGCCCCAAAAGTGTCCCAAATGCAACGAGAAAGGGACCATGGCCAAGCAGGAGCAGAAGTAG
- the miaA gene encoding tRNA (adenosine(37)-N6)-dimethylallyltransferase MiaA yields the protein MAQAPQPKAQVSGSQSPDGQTTPIVCLVGATGTGKTSAVLTLARRFPVTVINADSRQVYRDVPIITAQPDAVEQAQCPHLLYGFLAMDETISAGRFMDTARKAVASCREDDQENGRANGRMPVLVGGTGLYLRALAGGLADIPDVPAQVREAVLQECAARGSEALHTRLNDVDPDYAIRIHPRDRQRICRALEVFQASGRPLSWWHLHGRSAQGLKLFIIGLRLPRPELHDRLARRIDVMLELRAIQEIQRAWEGCPNPEAPGFSGIGCRELLAHLRGEISLEKAKDLWLFRTRAYAKRQETWFNSIPEVHWVSAGDQTAVVRLVEAIAAGPQVGSGLRADPNIYRST from the coding sequence TTGGCCCAAGCCCCACAGCCAAAAGCCCAGGTTTCAGGCAGTCAATCTCCAGACGGCCAGACTACTCCCATAGTCTGCCTGGTGGGGGCCACCGGGACCGGCAAGACGTCCGCGGTCCTGACATTGGCCCGGCGTTTTCCAGTGACCGTGATCAATGCGGATTCGCGCCAAGTCTACCGGGACGTGCCGATCATCACCGCCCAACCGGACGCTGTGGAGCAAGCCCAATGCCCGCATCTGCTCTACGGGTTCCTGGCCATGGATGAAACCATATCCGCAGGCAGGTTCATGGACACGGCCCGGAAAGCGGTGGCGTCCTGCCGGGAGGATGACCAGGAGAATGGTCGGGCGAACGGCCGCATGCCCGTTCTGGTAGGAGGCACGGGGTTGTATCTGCGCGCCCTGGCCGGTGGATTGGCGGATATTCCGGACGTGCCCGCCCAGGTGCGCGAAGCGGTGCTCCAGGAGTGCGCGGCCCGCGGCTCCGAAGCCCTGCACACCCGGTTGAACGACGTGGACCCGGACTACGCGATCCGGATTCACCCTCGGGACCGGCAGCGAATCTGCCGGGCTCTGGAAGTCTTCCAGGCCTCCGGGCGTCCCTTGTCCTGGTGGCATCTCCATGGTCGCTCCGCCCAGGGCCTGAAGCTGTTCATCATCGGCCTGCGCCTGCCCCGGCCGGAACTGCATGACCGCCTGGCCCGCCGCATTGACGTGATGCTGGAGCTGAGGGCGATCCAGGAAATCCAGAGAGCCTGGGAAGGTTGTCCGAACCCTGAAGCCCCGGGCTTTTCCGGCATCGGCTGCCGCGAACTGCTGGCCCACCTGCGCGGAGAGATCAGCCTTGAAAAAGCCAAGGACCTGTGGCTGTTCCGGACCAGGGCTTACGCCAAGCGCCAGGAAACCTGGTTCAACAGCATCCCCGAGGTCCACTGGGTCTCGGCCGGGGACCAGACCGCGGTCGTCCGCCTCGTGGAAGCCATTGCCGCGGGTCCGCAAGTTGGGTCCGGACTTCGGGCTGATCCGAACATATATCGATCCACATGA